Proteins encoded by one window of Elaeis guineensis isolate ETL-2024a chromosome 12, EG11, whole genome shotgun sequence:
- the LOC105033327 gene encoding B-box zinc finger protein 21 isoform X1 gives MCAERRRRRCSAAPTRRRSASPATAGSTAPTSSPASTAASPSCPPPPPPPLPLRTPSATSARSSFWGRWDLQERRGFVFCQEDRAILCRDCDVPIHGANHLTMKHNRFLLTGLRLSSAPISSSSSSSSPEAEIVVAGNNNSDHSNKSVLEKSREEALLADDSVLCSSDSSINTSTFAAAAANQAGSNSGAGGGSSISDYLIKMCPGWRVEDLLVDDAAASSFAADGFSKQMTMDEMLPFMEADLEGAGLEAVAEEFPIWVPHVPQIPPPELPAVPPGGGAATAGVHYQPWVAAKDLNSTHLLHGAKAADRERWSDDAFTVPQIAPASSNPGKRPRQQQSLWYY, from the exons AAGCACCGCCGCTTCTCCCTCCtgcccccctcctcctcctcctcctcttcccctTCGCACCCCGTCTGCGACATCTGCCAG GAGTAGTTTTTGGGGGCGTTGGGACTTGCAGGAGAGACGGGGATTTGTGTTCTGCCAGGAGGACCGGGCGATTCTCTGCAGAGACTGTGATGTTCCCATCCACGGCGCCAATCATCTCACCATGAAGCACAATAGATTCCTCCTCACCGGCCTCCGCCTCTCCTCCGCacccatctcctcctcctcctcctcctcttctccggAGGCAGAGATAGTTGTGGCCGGTAACAACAACAGTGATCACAGCAACAAGAGCGTTCTCGAAAAGAGTCGAGAAGAGGCCTTGTTGGCGGATGATTCGGTCTTGTGCAGCAGCGATAGCAGCATCAACACCTCCACCTTCGCTGCAGCCGCCGCCAACCAGGCGGGAAGCAACAGCGGCGCCGGCGGCGGCAGCAGCATCTCTGACTATCTCATCAAGATGTGCCCCGGGTGGCGCGTCGAGGACCTGCTCGTCGACGACGCCGCCGCCTCCTCCTTTGCCGCGGATGGTTTCTCCAAG CAGATGACGATGGACGAGATGCTGCCGTTCATGGAGGCGGATCTGGAGGGGGCCGGGCTGGAGGCGGTGGCGGAGGAGTTCCCCATCTGGGTTCCCCACGTTCCCCAGATCCCGCCGCCGGAGCTCCCAGCCGTCCCCCCCGGAGGTGGCGCCGCCACGGCCGGCGTCCATTACCAGCCGTGGGTTGCGGCCAAGGATCTAAATTCCACCCACCTTCTCCACGGGGCGAAGGCTGCCGACCGGGAGCGGTGGAGCGACGACGCGTTCACGGTGCCCCAGATCGCCCCCGCATCGTCGAATCCCGGCAAGAGACCCAGGCAACAGCAGTCTCTTTGGTACTACTAA
- the LOC105033327 gene encoding B-box zinc finger protein 21 isoform X2 yields the protein MCAERRRRRCSAAPTRRRSASPATAGSTAPTSSPASTAASPSCPPPPPPPLPLRTPSATSARSSFWGRWDLQERRGFVFCQEDRAILCRDCDVPIHGANHLTMKHNRFLLTGLRLSSAPISSSSSSSSPEAEIVVAGNNNSDHSNKSVLEKSREEALLADDSVLCSSDSSINTSTFAAAAANQAGSNSGAGGGSSISDYLIKMCPGWRVEDLLVDDAAASSFAADGFSKMTMDEMLPFMEADLEGAGLEAVAEEFPIWVPHVPQIPPPELPAVPPGGGAATAGVHYQPWVAAKDLNSTHLLHGAKAADRERWSDDAFTVPQIAPASSNPGKRPRQQQSLWYY from the exons AAGCACCGCCGCTTCTCCCTCCtgcccccctcctcctcctcctcctcttcccctTCGCACCCCGTCTGCGACATCTGCCAG GAGTAGTTTTTGGGGGCGTTGGGACTTGCAGGAGAGACGGGGATTTGTGTTCTGCCAGGAGGACCGGGCGATTCTCTGCAGAGACTGTGATGTTCCCATCCACGGCGCCAATCATCTCACCATGAAGCACAATAGATTCCTCCTCACCGGCCTCCGCCTCTCCTCCGCacccatctcctcctcctcctcctcctcttctccggAGGCAGAGATAGTTGTGGCCGGTAACAACAACAGTGATCACAGCAACAAGAGCGTTCTCGAAAAGAGTCGAGAAGAGGCCTTGTTGGCGGATGATTCGGTCTTGTGCAGCAGCGATAGCAGCATCAACACCTCCACCTTCGCTGCAGCCGCCGCCAACCAGGCGGGAAGCAACAGCGGCGCCGGCGGCGGCAGCAGCATCTCTGACTATCTCATCAAGATGTGCCCCGGGTGGCGCGTCGAGGACCTGCTCGTCGACGACGCCGCCGCCTCCTCCTTTGCCGCGGATGGTTTCTCCAAG ATGACGATGGACGAGATGCTGCCGTTCATGGAGGCGGATCTGGAGGGGGCCGGGCTGGAGGCGGTGGCGGAGGAGTTCCCCATCTGGGTTCCCCACGTTCCCCAGATCCCGCCGCCGGAGCTCCCAGCCGTCCCCCCCGGAGGTGGCGCCGCCACGGCCGGCGTCCATTACCAGCCGTGGGTTGCGGCCAAGGATCTAAATTCCACCCACCTTCTCCACGGGGCGAAGGCTGCCGACCGGGAGCGGTGGAGCGACGACGCGTTCACGGTGCCCCAGATCGCCCCCGCATCGTCGAATCCCGGCAAGAGACCCAGGCAACAGCAGTCTCTTTGGTACTACTAA